Within the Saccharopolyspora gloriosae genome, the region CGTTCCAGGTGTGGGTCTGGCCGAAGGCGAGCTCGATCGGGGCGTCCGAGACGTCCGGTGAATCTCCGCCCGGCACCGGGCTTTGCTGCGCTTCGGTGCCGAGTGATTCGGACTGCTTCGCGGCCTCGTTCGCGGCGGTACCGATGATGCCGACCCAGGCGACGCAGATCAGCAGCCCGATTCCGGCGAGCACGGTGCCGGTGATCGCCATGCCCTGGTTGGTGGCCTGGCCGTTGCGGGCTCGGATGATGCCGAGGACGCCGAAGATGAGGCCGAGGATGCCCAGCGGCCAGGCGATCACACCGATGAGCGGGATGAACGAGAACAGCAGGGCGAGCAGCCCCAGCACGAAGCCGGCGGTCCCGATCCCGTTCTTCGGGGCGGTCGGCGGTGGGGGAACTACTGCGGACATGACTTTTCCTCCGAGGGGGAGCTGAACCGAACGGCCCGGAACCAACGCGGGCACCTGTGGGGGCGTTGCGCCCGCAGGATGGTTTCAGCGGAAGTCCGTCTTGTTCGCACTTTCGAATCGTTTTACACGTAA harbors:
- a CDS encoding DUF4190 domain-containing protein — its product is MSAVVPPPPTAPKNGIGTAGFVLGLLALLFSFIPLIGVIAWPLGILGLIFGVLGIIRARNGQATNQGMAITGTVLAGIGLLICVAWVGIIGTAANEAAKQSESLGTEAQQSPVPGGDSPDVSDAPIELAFGQTHTWNGGESVQVSEPRKYKKSNPYELPSGARAVEVDLTITNGTDDEINPILWEITATHDGRVTQPVYSDDHFANAQIPPGGTLTLTRAFQIASDSGELRISVQPNFLATDTAYFHGPF